Genomic segment of Oceanispirochaeta sp.:
GCCCTCTTTATCAGGGGAATAGCCATGGTTGGCATAGAGGATGCCCTTTTTTCTATAGTCCTCAATAGTCTCATCCGATAGGGTTTCATCAATATTGAATCCGGCTTTGGCCTCGACGACATACTTAATCCCTGGAGCAGCTCTAAACTTATCCAGATCTTTCCTGTTATAGATGGTCTGTATTCCATATTTTTTCTCTTTTACAGCCTTATTCAGCACTTCCAGGGCTCTTTCTTCTGCCTCGCTATCTCCTTCTCTTAGTTGGAGAAAAGCATTTCCGCCTGTAGTCTGCAGAATGGCTCTCCACTTCATCTCTCCCTTTTCTTCATAGATAAGGCCTTCATCCCTGAGTAGATTATTCAGGTGAACATTGGTGTCAATGCTGAACTGGCCATGATCTCCCAGAATGATGAAAGCTGTGTTCTCCTCAATCCCGGCGGCTTTGACGGCCTCCATGATCTCTCCCACACGCCTGTCCTGCCTTAGCAGTGAGGCTTCGACGGCAGGACTCTCAATACGGCTTGTATGTTTTGCATTGTCAAGGTCACAGAGGTGGATCAGGGTCAGGTTCGGTTTTTTCTTCTTAATAGTTTCACATGCAGCCAAGGTAACAAAATCATCAAAATCCGGTTGTTTTGTACTGACTCTTTTTTTACCAATGCGTCGTTCCAGATTCAGCATAAAGGCGATAGAGCTGTTTTTA
This window contains:
- a CDS encoding alkaline phosphatase family protein; translated protein: MNSKISRIKKTVHVVVISLDALSESEWPLISSMPHLSRIIKEGSWSRELRSVFPTHTYTAHTTMVTGVQPDKHGIIQNHPFQPFVPLHKQEWYWYQRQLKVPTIYDLTRKNGLKSAGLFWPVTGKSSINWNIPEILALEGENQVLKILKNSSIAFMLNLERRIGKKRVSTKQPDFDDFVTLAACETIKKKKPNLTLIHLCDLDNAKHTSRIESPAVEASLLRQDRRVGEIMEAVKAAGIEENTAFIILGDHGQFSIDTNVHLNNLLRDEGLIYEEKGEMKWRAILQTTGGNAFLQLREGDSEAEERALEVLNKAVKEKKYGIQTIYNRKDLDKFRAAPGIKYVVEAKAGFNIDETLSDETIEDYRKKGILYANHGYSPDKEGYKCLFFARGRGIKAGKNLGPIEMVDIAPTIAELLGLSFYDCDGASLISG